A part of Maniola jurtina chromosome 19, ilManJurt1.1, whole genome shotgun sequence genomic DNA contains:
- the LOC123874739 gene encoding radial spoke head protein 4 homolog A isoform X2 has translation MSQTFLLEPDIIAAAENVMPDLNNDLVLAKNFLKQQCAATGDTLYDHLVDVVHKILSQKPPDVVDQFEQYSWEVKQEKFRPNFDLLNDIYLSPPQLQLVRRVEEMFQLVASKSLRLEEVGEEQELDLEEESVKPRIADLIEHNYYFREGGYGLPDSECYALYVALNMLAIKEPVAAVRFFGKIFGTRMNYYVAEADLTIEELDRRIRVYYVCNLPGEPWIGLPDVTPAQIRVARLTVRCMTGDLDAEVLTFPPFEGTERNYLRAQIARIAASTSISPQGFYTFGSGEEEEDIDLEEGAGDLVFNPNPFYQGHTLKDLLDPNLTYWVHHGRYILKQGRTLWWNPNAVMEEGVEEEEDEGPPPIPPESGPALFTPLSEDVRIEGLNSWSARVSSTLMPDRAVAVLRSNIWPGAVAYSTSGKKSECLYVGWGLKFQPPNFSPVQLPRPQDEYVIGPEVMEMADPTFADEEAYRIAHLPPPPPPEQLGEGEGFPLEEEEED, from the exons ATGTCTCAAACATTTTTATTGGAGCCCGACATAATAGCAGCAGCAGAAAATGTTATGCCAGATCTCAATAACGATTTGGTGTTGGCGAAAAATTTCCTGAAACAGCAATGTGCGGCTACCGGCGATACTTT ATACGATCACCTCGTCGATGTAGTCCACAAGATCCTGTCACAAAAGCCGCCAGATGTGGTGGACCAGTTTGAGCAGTACTCCTGGGAGGTGAAGCAGGAGAAGTTCCGGCCCAACTTCGACTTACTCAACGATATCTACCTCTCACCTCCACAGCTGCAACTTGTAAGAAGAGTGGAAGAGATGTTCCAG CTAGTGGCAAGCAAATCGCTAAGATTGGAAGAAGTGGGGGAGGAGCAGGAGCTGGACCTGGAGGAAGAATCCGTGAAGCCGAGGATCGCGGACCTCATCGAGCATAACTATTACTTTCGAGAG GGTGGTTACGGATTGCCGGACAGCGAGTGTTACGCGCTGTACGTCGCACTCAACATGCTCGCCATCAAGGAGCCCGTTGCTGCTGTTAG ATTCTTCGGAAAGATTTTCGGGACCAGGATGAACTACTATGTGGCTGAAGCTGATCTAACCATAGAAGAATTAGACCGAAGAATTCGG GTATATTACGTGTGCAACCTACCAGGGGAACCGTGGATCGGTCTGCCGGATGTTACACCAGCGCAAATAAGAGTCGCCCGGCTCACTGTGCGGTGCATGACTGGAGATCTGGATGCTGAG GTGCTGACATTCCCGCCCTTCGAAGGTACAGAACGCAACTACCTACGAGCTCAGATCGCGCGTATCGCGGCTTCAACGTCCATATCACCTCAGGGCTTCTATACATTCGGGTCGGGAGAGGAAGAGGAAGACATTGATTTGGAGGAAGGAGCAG gggaCCTGGTTTTCAACCCCAACCCATTTTACCAGGGGCATACGTTGAAGGATCTCCTCGACCCAAACTTGACGTATTGGGTGCACCACGGAAGATACATCCTGAAGCAGGGCAGGACCCTATGGTGGAACCCCAACGCTGTTATG GAGGAAGGTGTCGAAGAGGAAGAAGACGAGGGTCCTCCGCCAATACCGCCAGAATCAGGACCTGCTCTATTCACCCCTCTATCCGAAGACGTTCGTATCGAGGGTCTGAACTCGTGGAGTGCGAGAGTCAGTTCGACGCTGATGCCAGACCGTGCGGTCGCCGTGCTGAGGAGCAACATATGGCCTGGTGCTGTGGCTTACTCTACTTCTGGGAA aaaGTCAGAGTGCCTCTACGTGGGTTGGGGTCTAAAGTTCCAGCCGCCCAACTTCTCGCCGGTGCAACTGCCGCGACCGCAGGATGAGTACGTCATCGGGCCTGAGGTCATGGAAATGGCTGACCCGACGTTCGCTGACGAAGAA GCATATCGCATCGCCCACCTGCCCCCGCCTCCTCCACCAGAGCAGCTTGGAGAGGGAGAAGGCTTCCCGCTTGAAGAAGAGGAAGAAGATTAA
- the LOC123874739 gene encoding radial spoke head protein 6 homolog A isoform X1, translating into MSQTFLLEPDIIAAAENVMPDLNNDLVLAKNFLKQQCAATGDTLYDHLVDVVHKILSQKPPDVVDQFEQYSWEVKQEKFRPNFDLLNDIYLSPPQLQLVRRVEEMFQLVASKSLRLEEVGEEQELDLEEESVKPRIADLIEHNYYFREGGYGLPDSECYALYVALNMLAIKEPVAAVRFFGKIFGTRMNYYVAEADLTIEELDRRIREFEMKDMPGEGEENEDRDQEAAADEEEKEMAGEGEVKEEKPKEPVPPKLPPIPVSTWQPPAPIPVERPGQGVNKKVYYVCNLPGEPWIGLPDVTPAQIRVARLTVRCMTGDLDAEVLTFPPFEGTERNYLRAQIARIAASTSISPQGFYTFGSGEEEEDIDLEEGAGDLVFNPNPFYQGHTLKDLLDPNLTYWVHHGRYILKQGRTLWWNPNAVMEEGVEEEEDEGPPPIPPESGPALFTPLSEDVRIEGLNSWSARVSSTLMPDRAVAVLRSNIWPGAVAYSTSGKKSECLYVGWGLKFQPPNFSPVQLPRPQDEYVIGPEVMEMADPTFADEEAYRIAHLPPPPPPEQLGEGEGFPLEEEEED; encoded by the exons ATGTCTCAAACATTTTTATTGGAGCCCGACATAATAGCAGCAGCAGAAAATGTTATGCCAGATCTCAATAACGATTTGGTGTTGGCGAAAAATTTCCTGAAACAGCAATGTGCGGCTACCGGCGATACTTT ATACGATCACCTCGTCGATGTAGTCCACAAGATCCTGTCACAAAAGCCGCCAGATGTGGTGGACCAGTTTGAGCAGTACTCCTGGGAGGTGAAGCAGGAGAAGTTCCGGCCCAACTTCGACTTACTCAACGATATCTACCTCTCACCTCCACAGCTGCAACTTGTAAGAAGAGTGGAAGAGATGTTCCAG CTAGTGGCAAGCAAATCGCTAAGATTGGAAGAAGTGGGGGAGGAGCAGGAGCTGGACCTGGAGGAAGAATCCGTGAAGCCGAGGATCGCGGACCTCATCGAGCATAACTATTACTTTCGAGAG GGTGGTTACGGATTGCCGGACAGCGAGTGTTACGCGCTGTACGTCGCACTCAACATGCTCGCCATCAAGGAGCCCGTTGCTGCTGTTAG ATTCTTCGGAAAGATTTTCGGGACCAGGATGAACTACTATGTGGCTGAAGCTGATCTAACCATAGAAGAATTAGACCGAAGAATTCGG GAGTTCGAAATGAAAGACATGCCAGGTGAGGGAGAAGAGAACGAAGATCGCGACCAGGAAGCAGCTGCTGATGAAGAAGAAAAGGAAATGG CGGGCGAAGGCGAAGTTAAAGAGGAAAAGCCGAAAGAACCAGTTCCACCTAAATTGCCTCCCATCCCTGTCTCCACCTGGCAGCCTCCCGCTCCTATACCTGTTGAGAGACCAGGCCAAGGGGTTAATAAAAAG GTATATTACGTGTGCAACCTACCAGGGGAACCGTGGATCGGTCTGCCGGATGTTACACCAGCGCAAATAAGAGTCGCCCGGCTCACTGTGCGGTGCATGACTGGAGATCTGGATGCTGAG GTGCTGACATTCCCGCCCTTCGAAGGTACAGAACGCAACTACCTACGAGCTCAGATCGCGCGTATCGCGGCTTCAACGTCCATATCACCTCAGGGCTTCTATACATTCGGGTCGGGAGAGGAAGAGGAAGACATTGATTTGGAGGAAGGAGCAG gggaCCTGGTTTTCAACCCCAACCCATTTTACCAGGGGCATACGTTGAAGGATCTCCTCGACCCAAACTTGACGTATTGGGTGCACCACGGAAGATACATCCTGAAGCAGGGCAGGACCCTATGGTGGAACCCCAACGCTGTTATG GAGGAAGGTGTCGAAGAGGAAGAAGACGAGGGTCCTCCGCCAATACCGCCAGAATCAGGACCTGCTCTATTCACCCCTCTATCCGAAGACGTTCGTATCGAGGGTCTGAACTCGTGGAGTGCGAGAGTCAGTTCGACGCTGATGCCAGACCGTGCGGTCGCCGTGCTGAGGAGCAACATATGGCCTGGTGCTGTGGCTTACTCTACTTCTGGGAA aaaGTCAGAGTGCCTCTACGTGGGTTGGGGTCTAAAGTTCCAGCCGCCCAACTTCTCGCCGGTGCAACTGCCGCGACCGCAGGATGAGTACGTCATCGGGCCTGAGGTCATGGAAATGGCTGACCCGACGTTCGCTGACGAAGAA GCATATCGCATCGCCCACCTGCCCCCGCCTCCTCCACCAGAGCAGCTTGGAGAGGGAGAAGGCTTCCCGCTTGAAGAAGAGGAAGAAGATTAA
- the LOC123874740 gene encoding mitochondrial GTPase 1 — MAAKFDAAAYNFRKKCPYVSKDLLRWFPGHMNKGLKQMQRKLKSVDCVIEVHDARIPFTGRNPIFTSTLTGAKPHVLVLNKQDLTVRSLIPKIKDQLKSEEGVQNVVFTNCKDQHCRGLKTLRPLMIDIIKGSNRYNRSEELDYNVMIIGVPNVGKSSLINMLRSRNMNIKHALPVGAVAGVTRSLMTKIRINSDPKIFMFDTPGILEPSVTNIEMGLKLALCASLQDHLVGEEIIADYLLYWLNSHGNFKYVEYMGLTEPCDDINKVLISGALKFNRVRRTRDFDGRVRDVPDITEVARTMIRAFRVGELGKTLLDIDLLKRDREKVQEVLA; from the exons ATGGCAGCAAAATTCGACGCTGCGGCTTATAATTTTCGAAAAAAGTGCCCCTACGTGAGCAAAGATCTTCTCCGATGGTTCCCGGGGCACATGAACAAAGGTCTAAAACAAATGCAAAGGAAATTGAAGTCGGTTGATTGTGTAATCGAAGTACATGACGCTAGGATACCCTTTACCGGGCGAAATCCTATATTTACTAGCACGCTAACAGGTGCAAAGCCTCATGTTCTAGTGCTCAATAAACAGGATTTGACCGTAAGGTCGCTAATACCAAAAATAAAAGACCAGTTGAAAAGTGAAGAAGGTGTTCAGAATGTAGTGTTCACAAATTGTAAGGACCAGCACTGTCGAGGTTTGAAAACCTTGCGACCTCTTATGATAGATATTATTAAGGGTTCTAACAG ATACAATCGCAGTGAAGAACTAGACTATAATGTAATGATCATTGGAGTGCCGAATGTTGGTAAATCCTCGCTCATTAACATGCTGAGGAGTAGAAATATGAACATAAAGCATGCCCTACCCGTGGGAGCCGTTGCAGGGGTAACCCGCAGCCTGATGACCAAGATCAGGATAAACAGTGATCCAAAGATATTCATGTTTGATACACCAG GCATCCTAGAACCCTCAGTTACCAACATTGAGATGGGTCTGAAGTTAGCTCTATGCGCCTCGCTGCAGGATCATTTAGTGGGCGAGGAGATAATCGCAGACTACCTGCTGTACTGGCTCAACAGCCACGGCAACTTCAAGTATGTGGAGTACATGGGCCTTACAGAGCCCTGCGATGATATTAATAAG GTACTGATATCAGGCGCCTTGAAATTCAACCGGGTGAGACGGACCCGGGACTTCGACGGACGCGTCCGGGACGTGCCGGACATCACCGAGGTCGCCCGGACAATGATCCGCGCGTTCCGGGTAGGCGAGCTCGGGAAGACACTACTCGATATAGACCTTTTGAAGAGGGACCGTGAAAAAGTCCAAGAGGTTTTGGCATAA